In the Parasteatoda tepidariorum isolate YZ-2023 chromosome X2, CAS_Ptep_4.0, whole genome shotgun sequence genome, ccCTAAtcagaaaaacttttaagcacATTGAATTTAGGCCATGATGTGTCATTGTGGCTCCCATTATGCTATGCTTCCTCTCCGGCAGGGGGTATACGACTATCTTTGTTAGAACAAACACAGAGGGTTCGAATTCTGTTGTCAGATAACGAACATTTCTCTCTCCACATGCATGTACTAGCTTAATAATGAGTATTtgctatttcaattttgaatacatagGGTTTTTAAATTCCACTATTATTTATTTCGGAACTATTTTGACACATTcttgctcaattttgagaacACCTTTTTTTCTCcgatattatttctaaaaaaatagatcaccctgaataacttttgatctaataatcggattttttAGGATTCATTCTTAATCGTTggagggggtgacttcaaataagctaattaattaattcagacgattagttacgaaatcagtTTAATGTTTAGAAACCCATTTTCCCAGTGCTTCTTTCTTTGTAGAGATTCGTTAGCATTTCATAGCATTTTTCTCGTTTCAACATGAATTTGCGACtatgtttatttcattcattttatgcaatcattttaaaaatacatattaaagtGGTCAGTGCTGTTTACAAAAGGCTATGAcgcaaaatttgaaatcaatatatGGAACAtagttcttaatatttttccagttttatatttaaaaattaaattttttatccatgAATAGAGACttgaaacagaaaacaaatattattgtgTTTCTATTTTGTCTCGGATTATAAACATCAgactataaacataaaaaatcagtgatagtttagattttttattcatattagtttcaattcattctactttaaatttatgaataaaaatgagaacAAAAAGTGTGCCTAAACTGAGAACTAAACCCAAATTCTCTTTAACCTGGAATCACATTGAAcgacacaaaaatttatttttctaacggcaaaaaaataataatgaacatttttattatttttccgcTTTCTTAATTATTGCTTTCGTAcattgctttattattattttttaatttttgcttatttgtttatttttttatttattttgttaaagctcatttttttttagatcttaaTTGTCATTGAATAGTGCTTTCAAAACTGTGCTATTCTATTAAATAGCATGACGTTTTTCGAGATGGAAACAAGCAATTTCCACCTCACATTCAATGCGGTGTTAAAATAGAGAcaagaatttcataaattttaatgaaatatctaTCGAAACCAAgactttcaattgttttttagtGCTAAAAGTGTTTAGTGttattcatttctgaaaaaaattcattttatggaCTTGACAGAGTTCGATATGACATGTTTCCTTACACAATTACGTTGTatctttgttataaatttaacagaTCCATTGCTTTTTTAAGAGCGTTTGCCGTttataaatgtgaaaatataccacataatttgtttgaaacaaTAGGTATGTTTGTATTATCTAATaagtgtttataaatgttttcctttaccattttattaatgacattattttctttttgtttaaaataaactttttcataagcaaaatttttacatagGTTATGCGGAGTGTTGTTATTGGAGTCTGGCCTACACtttgtgttttatattttgttgcatCAGTAGGAGCACTTAGCGGTCCAAATGTGTGTACTAAAGAACAAAAGTAAGTATACTGTGATTGCTCTAAGAAATACTGCAAAATACTATAAGTACCGAGAAATACTGTAAATATAGCGGTAGAACAGTCTAGTCTCGCGTcacaaaattatgttaaaaatagagTCTGTATTAACAGTTCTGAGTAAGTATCGCCTCCATTTCAAAAGTCGCAGAATTCAACAAGCAGTGTTTCTAGTTGGTATAGTTTTGCggcaatgtcaaccttcatctatgaaaaggtacccctcCATGGAATCAAGTTAGCCGACCGGCcagtgtagggggcagggaactgtccttgcatcagaaaggttctgggttcgaatcccgggcaaggcatggatgtttctttgtctctatctgtgttctatgtcctctCTCCTTTGTGTGtaaatgtgacccgccctataaacgggttgtggtaatGTGACGTGGTGacgcttcgccacaggtgcccactgggtaacgaaaagagagttagcagttctggcactttctgtggccaatggacaatagttccaagtgcccgccattaaaaaaaaagaatcaagttatcatgccttatatactagtgaattttaattatatttctgtagtggtagatacacttcagtactcccccactagaattatatctgtgatagaattcgatgaatgaatACCGCTAGTTGATTCCTTGCTGTTTTGTGCAAAGCcgagagagctgtattaagatcaacGTAATTTTGAGTGCTTattgtgagagctgtattaagttcacggtcgtggtcgtTCCTGTGCCgactttagcagtcgagtgaataCAGGCCAACGTTGTGTATGATCGAGGCTGAGTAGCAACAGAGCGAGGAGATAGATAaagtcgcagtcacaagtagcaagtcaactgttcaatgtggaccatcaaTCGAAGTAGGTGTGTTCAGTttgaagtgggcgttactgccaaGATAGGTGTGTTCATATggaagtgggagtttctgtcaaggtagacatgttcacatcacgtccgggtcaccaatgaggGGATGGTAGCTATCGCCAATGTCAAccatcatttataaaaagttaccCCGCCATAGAATCAAATTAACATGCCTTATATTccagtgaattggaattatacttctgtagtggtagacacactacagttTCATTACTATAGATTATGAAATGGTGATGAAACTCACGCATGATTGCCATGTTAGATAAGGTATTCATAATCAAACTACCTTACGAACAAACATGGTATTATACTACAATAACAGCATAATTTCAATCTAAAAGCAACAAGGCTTCATTAACCTAATGCCAGCTGCGAAAAATTTGTTTGACGAAACGACAAAATGTCTTAATAATTTGAGATGTGAGAAAGATGATGGAAAAAGATGTAAAGAGATAATACAAAGACTAAATTTGAGTAGTTAATAAAGGCTAAATCATCACTTCTAGCAGCTAGAAACCTCAACACGGTTAAGTATAGTCTTTTCTAACTACTTAAAAACATAACTATCATTGcgtgtttgtaaattttataaggaagcgtacaaaaacaaataaaaatctacGTGAGCAATTCTGAAagtaatgtcttttttttctataggaGCACAAAAATCGTTTAttctatataatatttacattactttttaaagttaaacatttgTGCTATTGTCCGCATGCTTTGTGATAGTTTCATATGCTCACTCAAATTCTGGCTATGTATGggccaccctaaataacttttgatctaaaaatCGGATCTCCACGCTTTAGGATTCATTTATTATGGTTCAAGGGTGTGACcacaaatatgataattaattagtgcagatgatattttaagctacgaaatcaggCGATAAAGCgtaatttctctaaataagcatacctttttttcaacgaattctGGAAAGCAAGGTGCTGAAagcaggagagcgatccaaagtttggaaccctcaatgctattttttactttttgtatttttcgcCAAATCTCAGAAACTTATTAAgagaactaaaaatttttgcatacaattgcAAATTCGCTTATTCAAAAGTAATTCCATGCAAACaacaaacttttgtaaatatttattattttacttaataatattcgaaaaaaaaatttaattataaggtAATTTCTACGTCAGatcaaattatgtaaatttacatggaaaaatgcaaaatttgagcaaaattggctGAATAGTTTCCGAGAAgttgaatttcaaatatactacttctttaaaattcaatttctcaggaactattcagccgatttcgctcaaatttttgtattttgctatgtaaaattacatactttaaaatgacgcaaaaaattataagccatacaattcaaaatttttcgaaagttaataataggaataataaaaaatattaaatatttacaaaaatgatttttttaatggaattatcaTTTGATAAACGATATATATAAttgggtgcaatttttttttaattagcttcaaaatttcttgagatatggtgaagtatgcaaaaagtaaaaattatcattaaggggtccaaactttggatcgctctcctggcCGAACTATGGAGACCACATTTTCCTGATTACTGTTACCCCCTATATcttaggggtcagaaatctgaattcatcgagaaaaaaaaaggtatatttattgagagaaagtacgttcttgtgtctgattttgtaacttaaagtatcgtctgcattaattaattggcgtatttgaggtcaccctctcgaaccattaagaatgaatcCTAAaccgtgaaaatccaatcattagatcaaaagttattcagggtgatcctttttttttcccttttttttgcacactgtacataaGATAGTATTGAATCTTACTAAATCCCACTTCAGAATAAATCGATATAGAGCAGAATTGCTTAAAGTCAAAGTAGATTAACTTTATGTATGCTAGAACCACAATAAATGCTGACATATAAACTATTCCATGGTGGCGGTTTCTTTATGTTACTACTATTCTCAAGTATATTATCGGTATTTGCTTATTGCCTTATCTTCTTACaagattttaatcaaaataaatgcaaactgTTCTGTAATGACTGAGTCACTGTGTTACTACTATTCTCATGAATAGAATCGGTATTTGTTTGTTGCCTTATCTTCTTACaagattttaatcaaaataaatgcaaactgTTCTATAATGACTGATTTACTGTGTTACTACTATTCTCATGAATAGAATCGGTATTTGTTTGTTGCCTTATCTTCTAACAagatttcaaacaatataaataCGAACTTTAATAGTAGTGGAACATTTCATATACCATACACAAGATTAGATAGGTTTGACTGCTAGGAGTACAAACCCAGCATTACGACAAAAATGTTAAatcgcaaaattttaaataaggcaTTTATCATTGTCACtaaactcaaataatatttatattttagctcataagaaatttttttcgttaatgCACTCTTTAGCAACACGCAATTCGATTGGTTTACTCGTGATTTTAATACAAGTAGTATtaacttttttgtattatacATATGGTTCTtatctgaaattatattaattctgCTTAATTAAGTgagagtttaaatttattttatttatttaatagcttttcttttaaaattattttgttaactaaattGATACATTCTCTCTTTgacaaatttataagaattctttttacatattagaaagtaaaaagtgaaataaactagggaaaattttttgattctttaaaGATACTCATAACTTTCTTAATCTCtcagaggaagaaaaaaaatcttataagaaaaagatactttaattttgtatcttagactaaaaggttttttaactataaagtttacgagaagaaatattttacaatttttataaccaatactttttaaagaaagtagtttaaaagattttatttgttgGACTATAAAAATCTAGTatcttcattataaatattgcattttatttattaatgcttaaaagATCAATAGTAAAAAAGGTCATTAAAACTCAGTAATAGAAAAAGTCAATAATAAAGCTTTTAAGAGtttcaattcaaataatatttaaaaaggatatgataattaaaaagcagataataattaaaactaaatgatGTTGCACTTAAGGTGTATGATTTATTCTATTTGTTGAGTTAAactaaatgaacattttaacttcacaatttaaagtagaaaatgTTATTATGAGTCATACTAAAGCCATGAGtaattgctttataataaaaggaagaaagataaaattttcaaaatattctctttgACATTTTTCATCTATCACttagaaaataagaatatttaaaatcatttttattatgtaatagcTATTTTCTTGCAATATTTAGATACAATAAGAGTATTTGAATTTACATCTTTATTATCTTCCTTATCAACCAAAAGTGAAAGCGTGATTTTTTTGAgtaacttcataaaaattttagttttacacTGTGAAACAGAAAACTTGATTATAAGTCAtggttatgaatttttttcataataaaatgagGTAAGGAAAAAACTGACTCTCTGACTTCTTTCATTcattgtttagaaaataaaaatatgcttcttATGATCTGTACTATATCTTTATTATCCTCCTTGTCAACCAAAgaaaataatgtgatttttttagtaacttgattaaaatttttgttttacaatttgaaacaaaatttttattatgagtcgtgctaataaatttgtttttattatgataaaatgaagttaagataaaatttttaaaattctctccCTGGCTTTTTGCATGtatgatttagaaaataaataagattttagtcatttctgaaaatagtatattatttataatgtatttgtttttctcGGGCAATATTTAGATACAGCAAGACGTTTTAGATCAATATCTTTAATATCTTCTTTATCAACCAATAGCGAAGATGCGATTTTTCAGTaacttgatttaaatttcagttttacactttgaaactgaaaatttgattaggagttatgttaataaatagatgagtagtttttatttcataataaaatattgataaaaatttcccAGATCTTTCCccttacttttttcataaactattttgaaaacaaaaaatatttataatttttcttataatgtatttgtttttgtcgaggaatatttagataaaacaaGACTCTTTGAATCTATATCATTATTATCTTCCTTATCAACCAAAAACaaaagtgtgatttttttaagtaacttgattgaaattttagttttacactttgaaacaaaaatttattatgattcatgtaaataaatgagattttttttacaataaaatgaagtaaggataaaatttgaaaaatattctctcTGACCTTTTTCATATATCatttagaaaaggaaaatagttataatcatttctgaaaataataatttttttaatgcaattgcTTTTGTGCATTATTTCGATACAGCACCAAGTTTTGGATCTATatctttaatatctttcttatcaatcaaaatcaaaagCATAAGTTTTTGtaacttgttaaaaatttcagctttacactttgaaataaaatatttattatgagtcATGTTAAAAGAATCAGggtttttttcacaataaagtaaaagtaaaatttttgcaaaatattcttcctgaattttttcataaatcatttagaaaataaaaatatttggaatcatttcagaaaataataattgcttacaatgtaattatttttcttgtactACATTTAGATATaacaaaattcttataatatcgtattaactatcaaacaataacaaaaacacgatttcaatttttttcaaaacgccTAGTTCGTCGACTTTTGACAtctaagttttatattttgaggcaaattactttataaaaactatGCTCAATTTATGGGTTATTTTCTccatgaattaaatttgaaatgaatgactgaagggaaataaatttaaaattgtaaaatgttgcGTTTGATTTTTTCAACgtcatttaaaatctaaataatagacataataatttgtgataacagcagtttttataatgaattaattttgtggCGCAATACTTAGATATAAAATCactcttattttcttttaaaggaaataaaaaataagcaaatccgGGATATTGAATAAAGTGACAAAGATTTACGTTTTAAAGTAGGAATCATAATTTCCAGTTATGCtgtatttctgtaaaaaaaataaaaaattctaatgaaataaatgaacgagaaataatttaaatatcctaCTCAATTCATTCTTTCCTTTAtcagacaaaaaattattgtaattagttcttgaaaaaaaatattataacttttcaTCTTGTGGAATTTCAGACATAACAAGACTCTTTGGATTACTTACTCTCGCCCTTATCAAATAAGAACAACAACATGGTGTTTGAACATTCCTCCAAGATGTTCGGTTTACAGGTAAGAAACATTTACATTTACACGagaatggatatttttttatacattacacCGGGGTATTAGCGCACctgaaaagtcatgaaaaatcatggaaagtcaaggatttcggtattgaacaaaatttttcatgaaatgtcatgattttaactatcaaaaaaatcatggaaagtcatggatttaggtcacccaaaagtttaattttttaaatagaacccccccccccaattttaTGGTGtaccgaatatctgaatttgtaataaaatccccactcacaatcatattttattaaaatataaaatatttttatcgtgttctttaaaaattatggtgttttttcaagaaaagaaagaaaaggcaTCCTTTCTaaagcaaattatcttttaaatttctgtgatttcagaatttttgttattatttatttttttcattttattaattcaaaattctagctgaagcaagccagttaTTGGTGATTaaaattccgaaatgagaacagaaaaatcaggagtatttctttccaaTCCGATACAGAAGAAaggtatctttaaaatataattctgcggagaaaaagaaaaaaaatattatatgcttttgtattttttttccagctattttattgcttcaactctttcttcactctgttttttttagtttaaaatctgtaaaaatgaAGACGCAGAGTATAACGCTCTTGGTTATaccaattatttcaattaatgttattataaagcttttaaaatttattgttttgtgttcgtcagagaaaatagtaacttcgttaaatcataaaaatttcttgaaatgagTCACGGAAagtaatgaatttgaaaatctaaaatgtagcacaTACCctgattacattttttattcttaagtgTGCATTGGTTATGGAAACCCTAACtctatgtaaataatttttctgcagCAAATGTTTCGGAAGATTATACATAGCAAAACTGttgacaaaatttgaaagatattgcTTGTAGCTTTTAGGAACGGCGCTCTTTTTACTCACGCAAAATTTGTATCGAACAAAATGAgtgttggaattttttttaactcatttcctttttcaaaacaaCGATCATTAAAGAAGTATTCTCATCTAAATATTGCAATCCGGTAGAATGATTTCAAAGTTGTATggtatgttgttgttgtttctaatgccatttACCAATACCAGTAAGCTTGCCTGGTGAAACCAAACGAATTTAAGGTAGAAGGTGCACTTCCAGTGTTGCCATCTATGGCGAATAATACGATGTCAGCCACACAttcgtcacagcccgtttatagggcaggtccattcatacatccatttattcattcacagatcgtatTTTTTGACCTGAACCATAGAACGATCAATCTCAGAACCCCCAGAGGTGCTTtatatccttttttatttttttatatccgtcgttgaagtCGTTGTcaatccaattttgggtttacgactactaatgctgagctccgtagccttgtaatttttgagccaatcctgaagacaaggaaactcctggatcagtacccccagaggtattgatttgttgtgggaacttggaggactttgtgactcgaaaGATTTAACGCTCATCAgtaaccatttactacacggggagtcttcggcaggcggggatcgaacccacgaactcttggacatgggtgggcccagtgtcctaccaaccaggctattccggccctccagaggtattaatttgttatgggaacaaggAGAACTTTGTGACCAGACAGATTCAAAGTgaaccagtcaccatttactacacaggttttcttcggccggcggggttggAGCTCGCGACCTCCTGGATATGGGCCAAACTCCCTACCAAACAGGCTATCCCCGTTGTTGCGGGTATTAAAGCTAGAAAGAAGTTATTAGTTTCCTCTTTTCATTTCGGTCGATCCCAACTTTGAATTGGTAAAAATGACACCATTTCTGAAAGCTTCAAACGCGATCTTTAATACTGTGCCAacagttttgccatgtaaaatctttcaaaactatAGCTTCTTAAGGAAAGAAAGTTTACATATAGTTAGTATAGAAGTCTTTCCATAATTGTGTCCAACCTCTGTctattataaaagcatattgcAATTCGAAGTTATATCTGATTAGATCAATGTAATATGGTTAGCAACGagcaattttttgataaaatataccTAAATAAACATcgttacttataaaataatttatacaaattacaGACATCAAAAAACCTCCTAATTCTACGgaagaaaaacatattattcaCGGGGAAAAAAACTGCTAAAAGAAAACTTAGCGTACTATAAACATTCTTGCTCTTTTTACAGATTTTCCCTGTATATCTGACAGTTTAAACCTATTTTGTTGACAAAacagttttctctttttttcattctaatcaTAAACAGATTAAAACAATTAGTTCAAATCTAGTTTTTTGCCTTGCAGCATTGCTTGTTGTCTCGACCTTTTcctttactattattttttatactagcTCATCgcttttcagcaattattttatggtttcaaACATCGCATAAATAAAACGGACATCCgattttattgtcaaattgaTATTCTACCTGATTATTATACTTccttagatataattttttggttAGTTAAGTTGCCAGACATTTTTATACGGTTAAGCCAATATAATTTCAAAcgtttttacattgaaatattatttcaataagactttatagataaaaacagttttctttttactgtGATACGAGAGCTGTGGTAGCTCAAAAGACTTTTGAGGAGgtcaggttcgaatctcagcgtcGTATAAATCATACTCTGAACTTGAATTGACCACAATGATGACACAGCTATTTTGCagaact is a window encoding:
- the LOC139427259 gene encoding protein draper-like produces the protein MRSVVIGVWPTLCVLYFVASVGALSGPNVCTKEQKHNKTLWITYSRPYQIRTTTWCLNIPPRCSVYRTMYGISNKQIVKEEIDVVKRCCFGYEEKNGECVCKLTNL